The genomic window GCCTTTCCGCATGAGGCTGTATGGTACACGACCCGGCCCCCAAAACGCACCGGAGGATATGCGCCCCGAATCGCCGGATAACACGGCGATTGGGGAAACTCACACAGAGGCACAACGGACACGGAGGAAATAGAGCCTGCACCGAAGCGGAGTCTGCTCGACGTCTCCGTTTATGATGCGGGGATTGCCGTCCCTCATCAAAGCCTCGCCGAAGTCGGGTAGATTGCCGAGTCTGATACCCGTCAACCGCGGATAGGTCAACACCTCCTAGTGGTGCGCCTTTGTGACCTTCTCCACGGATTTGAGTTTCACGAGAACGGCGTCCTCCACGATGAGGTCTGCACGAAACCCTTCGTCGAACCGGCGCCTGCGAAGCTCGATGGGGGTGGGAACCTGCGGTGCCGCGCGCAGGCCCCGGGCCTCCAAATCCTGCGCAGAAACCGCTTCGTACACTGTTTCCAAGAGCCCGGGACCCGTCTCTCGATGAAGCGCCACGGCGCAATCCACAATGATGCTTCCTGTCTCATTCTGTTTCGGAGGATTCAATCTTCGTGTTCCCTGTGTCTCCGTGTGAGTTGGTTCCTGTCTTTATGGAGACAATAAGATCTCTCCAGCAAAGGCTTTCCTGTCCGATTGGGGATGCGCTGCCGGAAGCTCGTCGACTGGACGGGCGCAGGCGTTTGCGGTCCGGCCGTCTGTGTTCTCACACGGCGCCGGCGCCGGGTACTTCCTCGGGAGAAGGCGCGGGATGGGGCAGAGGCGCTTCCGCGCGGAATGCCACGAGCAGGAACAGGGCGATTGCCACAGCGCTTGCGGCAGGCACGGCCCAGAATTGGTGGAAATTGATGGCGTTCGTTGCCGGATCGAGAAACCAGTCTCCCAGCTTGCCGGCGGTGGCGTGGCCCAGGAAGTAGCCGATGCCCATGATGAGGATAGTGAACAACTGCTGTGCGCCGGCGCGGGCCTGGCGCGTGCTGTGTTCGTCGATGTAGATGTATGACGCGGTGAAGAAGAACGCATAACAGAAACCGTGTGCCGCGATCACCGCCACTACGAGCGGGAACGGCGAACCGATGCCGAAAACAGTGAACCGCAAAGCCTGGGCCGCGAGGGCGATAATCAACACGCGTTTCGTGCCGAGGCGGGCCAGAACGCGTCCCAAGAGCCAGAGCATGAGCACCTCGGCGGCTTGTCCGATGCTCATGAGGGGCATGATTAGATTCTCGGGGGTGCCGGTGCTTTTGAGAAACGGGCCCATGCCGAAGTAGTAGTGCTGGTGGATCGCGCTCGTGAACAAGGTGGCGACGGAGAGCACAATTACGCTGGGTCGGGCGAACACGCGGAAGGCTTCCCACGGGATGAGGGTTTTCGTGTTCTCGGCATGTTTCGTCTCACGCGGCAGGCAACAGCTGTACGCCGCCAGCGTGAAGTGGAGCAGGGCGCACAGAAGCAGGGCATCTGCCAGCCGCGGATCGGGTTCGCCGGGAGGCGCGCCCTTGAGCCAGAACAAGCCGAAAGTCCACGCGATGAAGACCCAGCCTGCCGTGCCCCACATGCGAATGCCGCCGAAATCGCGTTTGACGTCGCGGACCCGGTGTAACACGACCGTGTTCGACAATCCGTGGGTGGGAAGAAACAGCAACCCGTAGATGAAGAACAGCACGTAGATCGTCCAGAAGGACCGGGACATCGCGAAGGCGGCGATGACTGTTCCGGCCAGCCCGTGGCATGCGGCGAGCATCACGCGGGCGGGAACGAACCGATCGACGACATAGGCGGCCATGAATGGCGCCACGATAGCCCCGATGGCGACGACGGCAAGCACCTGCCCTGCCTGATTGGGCGAAAACCCGAGGTTGTTCATCAGGTACAGGCTCAGAATCGGGTTCACGCACGCCGGGATGGCGTACTGCAAGAACATCATCGCCGAAAGCCTTAGGTACAGTGAACGAGGCAATCGATATCTCCAGAACAGAAGGACTGTCCGGGACCGAACGGGTTAAGGTCAGAAGGCTATGAAGTTCTCGCTCCCCGACAGACGACGAACAAGCGCCGCTATGGGTTTCCTCTTTCGAGGTCTTCTTCGTAGGCCAGCGACACGAGGACCTTGTCGCCGAGGGCCTGGGTCAACGGGTCGTCTTCGGGCGCGCAGAACCCCAGGTGGAGGTGGCGGCGCCAGCCCTCGGCATACTCGAACCGGCCGGACATGCTTCCGACTTCGCGCGACATCACTTCCATGGTGATGAGATAGCTGTCCATCCCTTGGCTCACATCGAGCCATTCCTTCTGGCTGGTGTGGCATGCGAGGGCGTCGCGCTTGCGGTCGATCACGGTTGTGATGTCGACATACTGGCCGGGCCATACGCGCCTGCGCAGCGGGTCGTGCAGGCCGTACGGCAATGCGTGATAGAGCGTCACGGGGTCCGCGATCGGCGGTTGCGGCGGGTTTGTAACGAAATTCCTCATGCCCCGGAAGAACGCCGCGGACACGGCCAGGCGGCAGGCGTTTGTGTGGTCTTCCATGTAGTCCTGCGGCGGCTGCACGAGCATGATCCTCGGTTTGATGGCGCGTATCACGGCGCACAGCCGTTGCGGCAACTCGCGGTCGTAGTAGATGTCGAGGTCGTCGACGAGGGGCTCGTGAAACGTCGCGCCGAGGGTTTTTGCCGCGCGCTGGGCCTCGCCGGTGCGCATGGCGATAATCTCCTCGCGCGAGTACGTCGCCGTGCCCATGGAGCCGTTGGCCACATTCATGTAGTGCAACTCGTATCCGGCTTTCCCGAGGAGCATGAGCGTGCCCCCCATCATGAATTCGATGTCGTCCGGGTGTGCGGCTACCGCAAATGCGACAGGCTTGGACATAAATGCTTCCTCTCTTGGTTGTAACGCTTCAAAGGCATCCAGTATGCCGAACGCGCGATTCGCAAATCACTTCCCCAGAGCCAGCATGTTGGCGAACACCCGCAAGGCCCCGGGATGCGCCTCGCGCAGTTGCCGGTACCATACGAGCGACGTGTAGAGGTATTTGCCGTCCCCATAATCGCAGACCAGGCAACTGCCCGGTGGAATGTCCTCACCCGGGTCACTGGTGCGGATGAGTGGCGTGTAATGCTCGTCCCACGCGTCCGGGATATACAATCCACGTTCCTGGACCCAGCCCAGCCAGTCTTCGGGCACGATCTTGTTGGGCGTGTTGAAGAGCGGGTGTTGCGGCTGGAGCAGCTCGACTGGCGCGTCCTCCGCGCTTACCCGGTTTTGCGACACGTGGATTGGATACGGGGCGTACTCGGGTTTCCACTCGAAGGTTTTCTGATACATCACGATGGCTGTGCCGCCCTGCTTGACGTAATCGAGAAGAACCTGGTTGCAGGCCACGAGATCCGGGCGTGCGTGATAGGCGCGCATGTCGACGAGTACCACATTGAATTGACCGAGCCGCTCGGGGGTGATTTCACCGTTTGCGATAGCCTCGTGCGGAACGCGCATCCGCTCAAGGGTATCCATGATGACGGTGTCGTAGCTGGTGATCACGCCGGCTTCGATCCCCTCGGGGACCGTTGCCTGCACGAGCTGGCCCTTGCCGTGAAATACGTAGTCCGACCCCTCGGGCATGGCGGTCACGAACACTTCGCGCTCGCCGATTTCCCCGTGCAGTTCGAGGGGCAGGTCGACCACCTGCACGTCACCTTCCCTGGCGAATTCGAGGGGGATGCTCCGTTTTTCCCACTCGTTCAGTGCTTTGAATGCCGACGAAGGCGAGATGACGATCATGGTCTTGCAGGGTCCCGGCGAGTGGTTCGTGGCCCGCATCTTGAACG from Candidatus Hydrogenedentota bacterium includes these protein-coding regions:
- a CDS encoding PIG-L family deacetylase, whose product is MSKPVAFAVAAHPDDIEFMMGGTLMLLGKAGYELHYMNVANGSMGTATYSREEIIAMRTGEAQRAAKTLGATFHEPLVDDLDIYYDRELPQRLCAVIRAIKPRIMLVQPPQDYMEDHTNACRLAVSAAFFRGMRNFVTNPPQPPIADPVTLYHALPYGLHDPLRRRVWPGQYVDITTVIDRKRDALACHTSQKEWLDVSQGMDSYLITMEVMSREVGSMSGRFEYAEGWRRHLHLGFCAPEDDPLTQALGDKVLVSLAYEEDLERGNP
- a CDS encoding MFS transporter, whose product is MPRSLYLRLSAMMFLQYAIPACVNPILSLYLMNNLGFSPNQAGQVLAVVAIGAIVAPFMAAYVVDRFVPARVMLAACHGLAGTVIAAFAMSRSFWTIYVLFFIYGLLFLPTHGLSNTVVLHRVRDVKRDFGGIRMWGTAGWVFIAWTFGLFWLKGAPPGEPDPRLADALLLCALLHFTLAAYSCCLPRETKHAENTKTLIPWEAFRVFARPSVIVLSVATLFTSAIHQHYYFGMGPFLKSTGTPENLIMPLMSIGQAAEVLMLWLLGRVLARLGTKRVLIIALAAQALRFTVFGIGSPFPLVVAVIAAHGFCYAFFFTASYIYIDEHSTRQARAGAQQLFTILIMGIGYFLGHATAGKLGDWFLDPATNAINFHQFWAVPAASAVAIALFLLVAFRAEAPLPHPAPSPEEVPGAGAV